A single window of Halobacillus naozhouensis DNA harbors:
- a CDS encoding ATP-binding protein, which translates to MTRERYSDHVHSGEVLDILEASGTPACLINVHYQSVTFNDEMRKMLQLDQVYLSFCEWLSLIRTSNRPEIHQLIHQTPKEKEKSLTIHLKIANDYHMFMCKMINLENDQKVLIFSNAQSTVNGSLPYKRDEDPLPSNHSYLHSNTSAKQSQPAIHKLDLISDSFTDHKRSSKEELFTQVADHFPHGLAMINNNWEVIYANDKMEQLTGLSYHENSQKKLWDVISVEEYASFFQRCLRAMDTQEMIEVEGDILDQTVKMTILPTAQGLTLIGQDITLNKQQLQALQASEKRFSILANNINDVFWICDLDFQKVHYISPAFNKMFGMKRRELLTGWSVLKNLIHMNDYNKVTSAFSIMKQQKHHVEYRITTRAGEEKWIRTQGFPVINEGAEYVIGTHQDITKFKEIAQLKEKSQQLSTITQMAAGVAHEIKNPLTAIKGFLQIGAANPDLRDNYYEIILDEVNRIESIVQDFMMLSKPKSSIQLEDIDIEDVVSYVLRLLDPEATSKNINLSFTCNIVENTFQSEPKRLKQILLNIISNAIDATDKGGNVEVSAYTRGDNLILSIIDDGHGLSDQDLAKLGEPFFTTKEKGTGLGVMVTKKMVNDLNGMIAYKSELHQGTSVTVSLPYDL; encoded by the coding sequence TATTCTGACCATGTTCATAGCGGAGAAGTGTTGGACATACTAGAAGCTAGCGGCACTCCGGCATGTCTCATCAATGTCCATTACCAGTCTGTTACATTCAATGATGAAATGCGTAAAATGCTGCAGCTTGATCAAGTGTATTTATCTTTTTGTGAATGGTTGTCTTTGATCCGCACTTCAAATCGTCCGGAAATCCATCAATTAATTCATCAGACTCCTAAGGAAAAGGAGAAGAGTCTTACAATTCATCTAAAGATTGCAAATGACTATCACATGTTTATGTGCAAGATGATCAATTTAGAAAATGATCAGAAGGTGCTTATTTTTTCAAACGCACAGTCAACTGTAAACGGCTCACTGCCCTATAAGAGGGATGAGGATCCGTTACCCTCAAATCATTCTTATTTACACTCAAATACTTCTGCGAAACAATCACAGCCTGCAATTCATAAATTAGATCTGATTTCGGATTCATTTACCGATCATAAAAGGTCATCCAAAGAAGAATTGTTTACACAAGTTGCCGATCACTTTCCACATGGGTTAGCTATGATTAATAACAATTGGGAAGTCATTTATGCAAACGATAAAATGGAGCAGTTAACCGGTCTTTCCTACCATGAGAATTCCCAGAAGAAACTATGGGATGTTATCTCTGTAGAGGAATATGCCAGCTTCTTTCAGCGTTGCCTGAGGGCTATGGATACTCAGGAGATGATAGAAGTCGAGGGGGATATACTCGACCAGACGGTGAAAATGACCATTTTACCTACAGCTCAAGGTTTAACACTAATCGGACAAGATATTACTTTAAATAAACAGCAGCTTCAAGCTTTACAAGCATCCGAGAAAAGGTTTTCCATTTTAGCCAATAATATTAATGACGTCTTTTGGATCTGTGATTTGGATTTTCAAAAAGTTCATTATATCAGCCCTGCATTCAATAAAATGTTCGGTATGAAAAGAAGAGAGCTCTTAACAGGCTGGTCTGTCCTCAAGAATTTGATCCATATGAATGATTACAATAAGGTGACCAGTGCTTTTTCTATTATGAAGCAGCAAAAGCACCATGTGGAGTATCGAATAACGACCAGGGCCGGAGAAGAAAAGTGGATCCGAACTCAAGGTTTCCCTGTTATCAATGAAGGTGCAGAATATGTCATTGGAACCCATCAGGATATTACGAAATTTAAAGAAATAGCTCAACTCAAGGAGAAATCGCAGCAATTATCAACGATTACTCAAATGGCCGCTGGTGTTGCTCATGAAATTAAGAATCCATTGACAGCCATAAAAGGGTTTCTGCAAATAGGTGCTGCTAACCCTGATTTACGTGACAATTATTATGAAATTATCCTGGATGAAGTGAATCGTATTGAATCGATTGTCCAGGATTTCATGATGCTGTCTAAACCGAAGTCTTCCATTCAGTTAGAAGATATTGATATTGAGGATGTTGTCTCCTATGTTTTGCGATTATTAGATCCTGAAGCAACGAGCAAAAATATCAATTTATCCTTTACCTGTAATATTGTAGAGAATACTTTTCAATCAGAACCCAAAAGATTAAAGCAAATACTGCTCAACATCATTAGTAATGCAATTGACGCGACTGACAAAGGTGGCAATGTGGAAGTGTCTGCCTATACAAGAGGAGACAATTTGATTCTGTCTATTATTGACGACGGACACGGGTTAAGTGATCAAGATCTGGCCAAGCTTGGAGAGCCATTCTTTACGACGAAAGAAAAAGGAACGGGACTTGGTGTCATGGTAACGAAAAAAATGGTTAATGATTTAAATGGAATGATCGCTTATAAAAGCGAACTACATCAAGGAACTTCCGTCACTGTGAGTTTGCCATATGACCTGTAA
- a CDS encoding YitT family protein, with the protein MMKKLLSFLLINVGSLGVAVNVHFFLSPNDLATGGVSGLSIVLSNVFPDLSLGLIMLMLNIVLFIIGFIFLGFQFGAKTIYASFALSFMVWGLEALFPMNQPLSDDLLIQLIIGQIIAASGMAIVFHQGASTGGTDIFAMILNKYFSIEVGKGVLFSDLAIAVSSIFVFGPAVGMYAFFGVILNGLVIDYALQQFNHNKEIVIISRESEQVRHFIVHNLGRGATIHYARGAFNREDKEVITTIMNRKDYTRLKKYMMAIDEKAFITVHSMNEIMGQNFKRLA; encoded by the coding sequence ATGATGAAAAAATTACTTTCCTTCTTACTCATAAATGTTGGGTCTTTAGGAGTAGCTGTAAATGTTCACTTCTTTCTTTCGCCAAACGATTTAGCCACTGGAGGAGTAAGTGGGTTATCCATTGTTTTGAGCAATGTATTTCCTGATCTTTCCTTAGGATTGATCATGCTTATGTTGAACATCGTTTTATTTATCATAGGTTTTATATTTCTAGGATTTCAGTTCGGGGCTAAAACCATTTATGCAAGCTTTGCCCTATCCTTTATGGTATGGGGATTGGAAGCTCTATTTCCTATGAACCAGCCATTGAGTGATGATTTGTTAATCCAGCTGATTATAGGACAAATCATTGCCGCTTCAGGGATGGCCATCGTATTTCATCAAGGAGCTTCCACGGGCGGAACCGATATCTTTGCTATGATTTTGAATAAATATTTCTCTATCGAAGTTGGTAAAGGAGTACTTTTCTCTGATCTTGCTATTGCCGTTTCTTCCATCTTTGTATTTGGCCCTGCGGTTGGAATGTATGCATTCTTCGGTGTGATCCTAAATGGATTAGTGATCGATTATGCGTTGCAGCAGTTTAATCACAATAAAGAAATTGTTATTATCAGCAGGGAAAGTGAACAAGTTCGTCACTTTATAGTGCATAATCTTGGACGTGGAGCGACAATACATTATGCTCGAGGAGCCTTTAATCGGGAAGATAAAGAGGTTATTACCACGATCATGAACAGAAAAGATTATACACGTCTTAAAAAATATATGATGGCTATCGATGAGAAAGCTTTTATCACTGTTCATTCGATGAATGAAATTATGGGACAAAACTTTAAACGTTTAGCATAA
- the mbcS gene encoding acyl-CoA synthetase MbcS: MDQDQLIAPEQYNIVMEMEKYAREPDRKALLWLNEAGDRDEITYDELIKNANKIGNAFLEAGLKKGDKVLVMIPRLISAYQVYVAALKVGIVVIPSSEMLRSKDLTYRISHGEVTAVVSHYPFTDQFDEVKEMEHVKAFTSGGSKEGWLSLDDLMNEQSDSLEMADTHRDDMAFLSYTSGTTGNPKGVVHTHGWGFAHLKTAAYKWLSIEDGDTVWATAGPGWQKWIWSPFLSVLGTGARGLVYQGKFDPNTYLSMLDQHQVNVLCCTPTEYRLMAKVDNLHEYSLEYLHSAVSAGEPLNREVIDTFNRHFDITVRDGYGQTENTLLVGIMKDMEVRPGSMGRPTPGNLVEVIDEEGEPIKAGEVGDIAVHLDTPALFKEYYKDAERTKLAQRGNYYVTGDQAKKDEDGYFWFEGRSDDIIISSGYTIGPFEVEDALVKHAAVQECAVVSSPDEVRGNVVKAFIVLQEGYEGTEMLIRELQNHVKELTAPYKYPRKIEFITELPKTTSGKIRRIELRKQEQPN, translated from the coding sequence GTGGACCAAGATCAACTGATTGCACCAGAACAATATAACATCGTAATGGAAATGGAGAAATATGCTAGAGAACCAGATAGAAAAGCCTTATTATGGCTAAATGAAGCGGGTGACCGCGATGAAATTACATATGACGAATTGATTAAAAATGCAAATAAAATTGGAAACGCTTTCCTTGAGGCGGGTTTAAAAAAAGGAGATAAAGTGTTAGTCATGATCCCGAGACTGATCTCTGCTTATCAAGTGTACGTCGCCGCCTTGAAAGTGGGGATTGTCGTCATCCCTAGTTCTGAAATGCTCCGTTCTAAGGATCTGACTTACCGTATCTCCCACGGAGAAGTCACGGCAGTTGTTAGTCATTATCCTTTTACCGATCAGTTTGACGAAGTAAAGGAAATGGAGCATGTGAAAGCATTTACTAGTGGTGGGTCCAAAGAAGGCTGGTTAAGTCTGGATGACTTGATGAACGAGCAATCTGATTCACTGGAAATGGCTGATACACATCGAGATGATATGGCATTTCTTTCTTATACTTCCGGTACCACAGGGAATCCAAAAGGGGTTGTACACACTCATGGATGGGGATTCGCTCATTTAAAGACGGCTGCCTATAAATGGCTTTCGATCGAGGATGGAGATACAGTATGGGCTACAGCTGGACCAGGCTGGCAGAAGTGGATTTGGAGTCCATTTCTTTCCGTCTTAGGTACAGGAGCAAGAGGGCTTGTCTATCAAGGTAAATTCGATCCAAACACATATTTGAGTATGCTTGATCAACATCAAGTAAATGTTCTGTGCTGTACTCCGACTGAATATCGATTAATGGCAAAGGTCGATAATTTACATGAATACAGCCTCGAATACTTGCATAGTGCTGTCTCAGCTGGAGAACCACTAAACAGGGAAGTGATCGATACGTTTAATAGGCACTTTGACATAACGGTTCGTGATGGTTATGGTCAGACCGAAAATACGTTACTTGTTGGAATTATGAAAGATATGGAAGTTCGACCTGGTTCAATGGGACGGCCGACACCAGGGAATCTTGTTGAGGTCATCGATGAGGAAGGCGAACCGATTAAGGCTGGTGAAGTCGGAGATATTGCTGTTCATTTAGATACTCCCGCCTTATTTAAGGAGTATTATAAGGACGCTGAACGCACTAAGCTGGCGCAAAGGGGAAATTATTATGTAACAGGGGACCAAGCTAAAAAAGATGAAGATGGGTACTTTTGGTTCGAGGGAAGAAGCGATGATATTATCATTAGTTCCGGTTACACGATAGGGCCTTTTGAAGTAGAGGATGCGTTAGTTAAACATGCCGCCGTCCAGGAGTGTGCAGTGGTCTCCAGTCCGGATGAAGTCCGTGGGAATGTTGTCAAAGCATTTATTGTTCTGCAGGAGGGATATGAAGGAACAGAAATGCTGATTAGAGAACTTCAGAATCATGTGAAAGAATTAACGGCTCCTTATAAGTATCCTAGAAAAATTGAATTCATTACAGAGCTGCCTAAAACAACATCAGGTAAAATCAGACGAATTGAATTGAGAAAGCAGGAGCAGCCCAATTGA
- a CDS encoding GNAT family N-acetyltransferase produces the protein MIRNAVQQDAKDLAQLMETLGYPTTSIEMERRLAKILQDDIYHTFVYEEDDRLQGMIGFVFNVAYHTDDPHLRVIAFSVRETCQGQGIGRKLMEQTERWGQQHGANMIVLNSGNRSERSDAHQIYHHLGFGGTATGFYKKIH, from the coding sequence TTGATACGTAATGCAGTTCAGCAGGATGCAAAAGACTTGGCTCAACTAATGGAAACCTTGGGATATCCGACGACATCAATTGAAATGGAACGTCGTCTAGCCAAGATTCTGCAAGATGATATTTACCATACGTTTGTATATGAAGAAGATGATAGACTTCAAGGTATGATCGGTTTTGTGTTTAATGTTGCTTATCATACAGACGACCCTCATCTCCGTGTGATTGCTTTCAGTGTGAGGGAAACCTGTCAAGGGCAGGGAATTGGAAGAAAGCTGATGGAGCAGACGGAACGCTGGGGGCAGCAACATGGAGCAAATATGATTGTACTAAACAGTGGAAATCGGTCAGAACGATCCGATGCGCATCAAATTTATCACCATTTAGGATTTGGGGGCACAGCTACTGGTTTTTATAAAAAAATACATTAA
- a CDS encoding BCCT family transporter, whose product MNMKLIDWPTFIGALVLLLAVTVPLVLFPEAGKEFVNQANTFMTGTFGVLYIVMGLIVFAFLIFVAFSKNGLIKLGDEGEKPEFGTFSWAAMLFAAGIGSSILYWAVIEWAYYYQGPPYGLTPESMEAIRWATAYGIFHWGPIAWAIYTLPALPIAYFYYVRKKPVLKVSEAVRPVLGKLVDGPLGNLIDVLFMFGLLGGAGTTLALGAPMIAEGISDLTGLEATLGLQAGIMLVCTLIFAISSYSGLRRGIKVLSDINIWLALFLLAFIFLFGPTRFLAETTVNSVGVILDNFFRMATWMEPFGNLAQFKETRFPESWTIFYWAWWLVYAPFVGLFVARISRGRTIRQMILGTMIYGTIGCILFFGIMGNFGLYLQLTGQFDVVGFMNANGAPATIIEVINQLPLAKFMVLVFTVLAIIFLATTFDSSSYILASVVQKEIKGEPLRWNRLFWAFALSIMPLVLMFLGGLDTLQTASIVGGFPLIFIMFLLAWSFIKASNTDIRASDDYEPPTIHIKRWKKRNKKKRRSALEVFEEKNREDNE is encoded by the coding sequence GTGAATATGAAACTGATTGATTGGCCAACTTTTATTGGTGCTCTTGTCCTACTCCTAGCCGTAACGGTACCCCTTGTATTATTTCCAGAGGCCGGAAAGGAATTTGTTAATCAAGCCAACACTTTTATGACAGGGACCTTTGGAGTTCTCTATATCGTAATGGGACTAATCGTTTTTGCCTTCTTAATTTTTGTAGCTTTTAGTAAAAATGGACTCATTAAATTAGGAGATGAAGGTGAAAAGCCTGAATTTGGAACATTTTCATGGGCAGCTATGTTATTTGCTGCTGGTATTGGTTCAAGTATATTATATTGGGCTGTCATCGAATGGGCTTATTATTATCAAGGACCGCCATACGGTCTGACACCTGAATCAATGGAGGCAATTCGTTGGGCCACGGCTTACGGCATATTCCATTGGGGACCTATCGCATGGGCGATCTATACACTACCCGCTTTGCCGATTGCTTATTTCTATTATGTTAGAAAGAAGCCTGTATTAAAAGTAAGTGAGGCGGTCCGTCCGGTTTTAGGGAAATTAGTTGACGGACCATTAGGCAACCTTATCGATGTATTATTTATGTTTGGTTTGTTAGGCGGAGCAGGGACAACACTAGCTCTAGGCGCCCCGATGATTGCTGAAGGTATAAGTGATTTAACCGGTTTAGAAGCTACCCTGGGCCTCCAAGCAGGCATCATGCTCGTCTGCACTTTGATTTTTGCCATTAGTTCTTACTCTGGTCTGAGGCGGGGCATCAAGGTATTAAGTGATATCAATATTTGGCTCGCATTGTTCCTGCTAGCTTTTATTTTCCTTTTTGGGCCTACCCGTTTTTTAGCAGAAACAACCGTTAACTCAGTAGGAGTTATCCTGGATAATTTCTTTAGAATGGCAACTTGGATGGAACCCTTTGGAAACCTAGCGCAATTTAAAGAGACACGTTTCCCGGAATCATGGACTATCTTCTACTGGGCCTGGTGGCTTGTGTATGCACCATTTGTCGGTCTATTTGTAGCCCGGATTTCAAGAGGCCGGACGATACGGCAAATGATTTTAGGAACTATGATTTATGGAACTATTGGGTGTATTTTATTCTTCGGCATTATGGGGAATTTCGGTTTGTATCTGCAGCTGACAGGTCAGTTCGACGTCGTCGGTTTTATGAATGCAAACGGAGCGCCCGCAACTATTATTGAAGTCATTAATCAGCTTCCATTAGCGAAGTTTATGGTATTGGTTTTTACGGTTCTTGCGATTATCTTCTTAGCTACAACCTTTGATTCTTCATCATATATTTTGGCTTCTGTTGTACAGAAAGAAATTAAGGGAGAGCCGCTTCGCTGGAACCGTCTATTTTGGGCTTTCGCGTTAAGTATTATGCCGTTAGTACTAATGTTTTTAGGAGGATTAGATACCTTGCAGACGGCTAGTATTGTCGGAGGATTCCCATTGATTTTTATTATGTTCCTGTTAGCTTGGTCATTTATAAAAGCATCAAACACAGATATCCGAGCTTCTGATGATTACGAACCCCCAACCATTCATATTAAACGATGGAAAAAGCGTAATAAGAAGAAAAGACGTTCAGCTCTTGAAGTTTTTGAAGAGAAGAATCGTGAAGATAATGAATAA
- a CDS encoding DUF3951 domain-containing protein, with amino-acid sequence MINIEGSDYMLLNSIGLLIVGIAVFVLIIIVAYKIFIKKDPVNSSYTPFDYITGQTDKEFHQNEEMIVEEKDDQSKE; translated from the coding sequence ATGATAAATATAGAAGGGAGCGATTATATGCTGCTCAACAGTATAGGCTTATTGATCGTAGGGATTGCTGTGTTTGTTTTGATCATAATCGTGGCCTACAAAATATTTATTAAGAAGGACCCGGTGAATAGTTCTTATACTCCTTTCGATTATATAACAGGCCAAACTGACAAAGAATTTCATCAAAATGAAGAAATGATCGTCGAAGAAAAAGATGATCAGAGTAAAGAGTAA
- a CDS encoding PTS mannitol transporter subunit IICB: protein MTEQRKQSGIRAGVQKFGSFLSGMIMPNIAAFIAWGIITALFIDTGWTPNEELATLVDPMIKYLLPLLIAFTGGRIIHGLRGGVVGATATMGVIVGAEIPMFMGAMLMGPIGGYVIKQIDRAFEGKVKSGFEMLVNNFSAGIAGAILAIVGLKLIGPIVSGITLALGAGVKVMINAGLLPLVNIFIEPAKVLFLNNAINHGILSPIAVTQTEELGKSILFLLETNPGPGLGVLLAFSIFGKGISKQSAPGAAIIHFFGGIHEIYFPYILSKPSLILALIAGGVSGTATFAAFGVGLTSTPSPGSIIALLALTPRGDYVGVIVGVLVAAAVTFLVASVILKAGKQEEQDITAATSQMEEMKGKKSRVADQLTSNESQQTADEEVQEVPQVNYGEINKVIFACDAGMGSSAMGSSLLKNKFKKASIDIDVTNMAINDLPSDVDIVITHKDLTDRAKQKVPSAHHISVDNFLNSPKYDELVDELQASE, encoded by the coding sequence ATGACTGAACAACGTAAACAGTCAGGGATAAGGGCAGGGGTGCAAAAGTTTGGAAGCTTCCTTAGTGGAATGATCATGCCAAACATTGCTGCCTTTATTGCCTGGGGGATTATTACAGCATTATTTATAGACACAGGCTGGACGCCTAATGAGGAACTGGCAACACTTGTTGATCCGATGATTAAGTATTTATTGCCATTATTAATTGCTTTTACAGGTGGGCGGATCATTCACGGTCTCCGTGGAGGTGTTGTAGGTGCAACAGCTACTATGGGTGTTATTGTCGGTGCAGAGATTCCTATGTTCATGGGTGCAATGCTGATGGGACCTATAGGTGGATATGTGATTAAACAGATTGACCGCGCATTTGAAGGAAAAGTAAAATCAGGCTTCGAAATGCTCGTTAACAATTTTTCCGCCGGGATTGCTGGAGCCATTTTAGCGATTGTTGGTTTAAAGTTAATTGGGCCAATTGTTTCTGGAATTACTTTAGCTTTGGGTGCGGGTGTCAAAGTGATGATCAATGCGGGGCTCCTGCCATTAGTCAACATATTTATTGAACCTGCCAAAGTTTTATTTTTGAATAATGCGATTAACCATGGAATATTAAGTCCAATCGCAGTAACTCAAACAGAAGAATTGGGAAAGTCAATCTTATTCCTGTTGGAAACAAACCCGGGGCCGGGACTTGGTGTGTTACTTGCCTTTTCTATATTTGGCAAAGGAATTTCCAAACAATCCGCACCAGGAGCAGCTATTATCCACTTCTTTGGGGGGATTCACGAAATTTATTTCCCTTATATTCTGTCTAAGCCATCGTTAATCCTTGCGCTTATCGCAGGTGGTGTATCAGGTACAGCTACATTTGCCGCATTTGGAGTCGGACTTACTTCTACTCCATCGCCAGGAAGTATCATTGCCTTGCTGGCTCTTACACCTAGAGGGGATTATGTAGGAGTGATTGTTGGTGTGCTTGTGGCCGCGGCTGTTACTTTCTTAGTTGCTTCCGTTATTCTGAAGGCTGGAAAACAAGAGGAACAGGATATTACAGCAGCTACTTCACAAATGGAAGAAATGAAAGGGAAGAAAAGCCGTGTAGCCGATCAACTCACTTCAAATGAGTCACAGCAAACAGCCGATGAGGAAGTTCAAGAGGTTCCGCAAGTCAACTATGGGGAAATCAATAAAGTCATATTTGCCTGTGATGCAGGTATGGGGTCAAGTGCCATGGGTTCCTCGTTATTGAAAAATAAGTTTAAAAAAGCTTCGATTGATATTGATGTAACGAATATGGCGATCAATGATCTGCCTTCAGATGTGGATATTGTTATCACCCATAAAGATTTAACAGACAGGGCTAAACAAAAAGTCCCGAGTGCTCACCATATTTCTGTTGATAACTTTTTAAATAGTCCAAAGTACGATGAACTGGTTGATGAATTACAGGCAAGTGAATAA
- a CDS encoding BglG family transcription antiterminator, which yields MFISARERKMLQLLIDSNETVPIRELAKSLDVSERTIHRGLQGIEQILEVYGLLLQRQAGRGLVVKGDQASRKKLKEAIAAQGTIDYTPEERQVLILSKLLEANEPVKLFSLATELGVTVATISHDLDKMEEQVNEFQLELIRKRGYGVEVKGSESHIREAISLLIMKHMNELDFITLIRENVNDTSLDQVSEQLLGLVSRENISLIETTLASIRSSLHYDLTDHAYIGLVIHIALAIERLQQGEVIIMEAEYLRSLKDSKEFEMAAKVIEKLESTFEIDIPEDETGYITMHLMGAKIRYDTDAIIEDSSLSIAFKAKQLIEFVSKSTQQDLHQSNQLLNDLVVHLKPSVYRIQQQMDIQNPLTEQIEQDYPDLFQTVQSAVAQVFPGLVFPKEETAYIVMHFASAMLNMEGTRGLRVLVVCSSGMGTAKILAAKLQQQFYEIEEVDHRSLFDLEKLEHQQYDLTISTVPMREYTDSVLVNPMLPTKDIHKLQHVIRRVRMDQGMKRARPVSSVSFKRESMEDIQNSIASIQSYAETITEVMKHLAIMHTAAADKEKALLEACQRLKKHNVVYDAPEVVKALLKREKTGGLGIPETKLAIYHTKLREIAKPCFSLIHVEKAIEVQGMDGQSMESDSFIVMLAPDDLSVHGNEVLSYLSSLIVEDEESTKVLESHDEERMRIYFSNKLYQFLQDKLSN from the coding sequence GTGTTTATATCAGCACGGGAAAGAAAAATGCTTCAACTTCTAATTGATTCCAATGAAACGGTGCCAATAAGAGAGTTAGCTAAATCACTTGATGTAAGTGAAAGAACCATTCATAGGGGTTTGCAGGGAATCGAGCAGATTCTTGAAGTATATGGACTTCTTTTACAAAGACAAGCAGGCAGAGGATTAGTAGTCAAAGGGGATCAAGCAAGCAGAAAAAAGTTAAAAGAAGCGATAGCAGCACAGGGTACCATTGATTATACCCCTGAGGAACGCCAGGTGCTCATCCTTTCTAAGCTGCTTGAAGCTAACGAACCAGTCAAACTTTTCTCCCTAGCGACAGAATTGGGGGTGACGGTGGCTACAATCAGTCATGACCTGGATAAGATGGAAGAGCAAGTCAATGAGTTTCAACTTGAACTGATTCGGAAAAGGGGATACGGAGTCGAGGTTAAAGGAAGTGAGTCTCATATTCGCGAAGCAATCAGCTTATTAATTATGAAGCATATGAATGAATTAGACTTTATAACGCTGATTCGAGAGAATGTGAATGATACTTCGCTGGATCAAGTGTCAGAACAATTATTAGGTCTGGTTAGCAGAGAAAATATTTCACTTATCGAAACAACCCTCGCATCCATCCGTTCCTCATTACATTACGACCTAACAGATCATGCCTATATCGGCTTAGTCATCCATATCGCTTTGGCTATTGAACGCCTGCAACAAGGTGAAGTCATCATTATGGAAGCGGAATATTTACGTTCTTTAAAGGATTCTAAGGAATTTGAAATGGCTGCCAAGGTTATTGAGAAACTTGAGAGTACTTTTGAGATTGATATACCAGAAGATGAGACTGGATACATTACGATGCATCTTATGGGGGCAAAGATCCGTTACGATACAGATGCAATAATTGAGGACAGCAGTCTAAGTATTGCTTTTAAAGCTAAGCAGCTCATTGAATTTGTCTCGAAGTCCACCCAGCAGGATCTTCATCAATCTAATCAGCTGCTTAATGATCTGGTTGTCCATTTGAAGCCAAGTGTTTATCGCATTCAGCAGCAAATGGATATCCAGAACCCATTGACCGAGCAAATTGAACAGGATTATCCGGACTTGTTCCAGACTGTCCAGAGTGCAGTCGCACAGGTGTTTCCTGGGCTTGTTTTTCCAAAAGAGGAAACAGCCTATATCGTTATGCATTTTGCTTCAGCGATGTTAAATATGGAAGGAACTCGCGGTCTCCGTGTACTGGTTGTTTGTTCAAGCGGAATGGGAACTGCGAAAATCCTGGCTGCCAAACTTCAACAGCAATTTTATGAAATTGAAGAGGTGGATCATCGCTCATTGTTTGATCTAGAAAAATTAGAACATCAGCAGTATGATCTCACGATTTCTACAGTCCCTATGAGAGAATATACTGATTCCGTGTTAGTCAATCCAATGCTGCCTACGAAGGACATTCATAAACTGCAGCACGTTATCCGAAGGGTGAGAATGGATCAGGGAATGAAACGAGCCAGGCCAGTTTCATCGGTTTCCTTCAAACGTGAATCGATGGAAGATATACAGAATTCAATAGCATCCATTCAGTCTTATGCAGAAACCATTACGGAAGTTATGAAGCATCTAGCTATCATGCATACCGCTGCAGCAGATAAGGAGAAAGCGTTGCTTGAAGCCTGCCAGCGTTTGAAAAAGCATAACGTTGTTTATGATGCCCCAGAAGTCGTAAAGGCTTTATTAAAACGGGAAAAGACTGGCGGTCTGGGCATTCCCGAAACCAAACTTGCGATTTATCATACGAAATTAAGGGAAATAGCTAAACCATGTTTTTCCCTTATTCATGTCGAAAAAGCAATCGAGGTGCAGGGGATGGATGGGCAAAGTATGGAAAGTGATTCGTTCATCGTGATGCTTGCTCCCGATGATTTATCTGTTCATGGAAATGAAGTACTAAGTTATTTAAGTTCCTTAATTGTAGAGGATGAAGAAAGCACGAAGGTACTTGAATCTCACGACGAGGAACGAATGAGAATTTATTTTTCCAACAAACTCTACCAATTTTTACAAGATAAACTTTCTAATTAA
- a CDS encoding PTS sugar transporter subunit IIA, giving the protein MSETILTTNNIVLNEKFDHKEEAVRFVGSLLHKQGYVEEEYIGQMLEREEVTSTYMGNYVAIPHGTEDGKKSVKETGITIVTAPDGVDFGEGNIVKLLIGIAGKGDEHLEVLSQIALVCSEEENIDKILQADSKEDILAIFEEVN; this is encoded by the coding sequence ATGTCTGAAACTATTTTAACTACAAATAACATTGTCTTAAACGAAAAGTTTGATCATAAGGAGGAAGCGGTTCGCTTTGTAGGAAGTCTGCTCCATAAACAAGGGTATGTAGAGGAAGAATATATTGGCCAAATGCTTGAACGAGAAGAAGTAACTTCTACTTATATGGGCAATTATGTAGCCATTCCCCACGGCACAGAAGATGGAAAGAAATCGGTGAAAGAGACAGGGATTACGATCGTAACTGCTCCCGACGGAGTCGACTTTGGTGAAGGAAATATTGTTAAGTTACTGATTGGAATTGCAGGTAAAGGCGATGAACACTTAGAAGTATTGTCTCAAATTGCTCTCGTATGCTCTGAAGAAGAGAACATTGATAAAATATTGCAGGCTGACTCGAAGGAAGACATTCTTGCCATCTTTGAAGAGGTGAATTAA